In one window of Mesorhizobium sp. B2-1-1 DNA:
- a CDS encoding DUF4189 domain-containing protein: MKSRRLAVLCMALLWSGQVVSADLVAPPEPEPKEEKGIWGAIAYSNIDTKHGFFWGADKRQEAKDAAMKYCENAGGKGCTVVTVFRNHRHWTDDDETGFPYKHCGALAVAREKQSDRLTPWGANSAETRKDAEDLALQACEAAGTECKIREWVCT; the protein is encoded by the coding sequence ATGAAATCGCGACGTCTGGCAGTTTTGTGCATGGCCCTGCTGTGGAGCGGGCAGGTTGTCTCGGCCGACCTTGTGGCGCCGCCGGAGCCGGAGCCGAAGGAGGAAAAAGGCATCTGGGGGGCGATCGCCTATTCCAACATCGATACCAAGCACGGCTTCTTCTGGGGCGCCGACAAGCGCCAGGAGGCGAAGGACGCCGCGATGAAATATTGCGAGAACGCCGGCGGCAAGGGCTGCACTGTTGTCACCGTGTTCCGCAATCACCGCCATTGGACAGACGACGACGAGACGGGCTTTCCCTATAAGCACTGCGGCGCCCTGGCCGTGGCCAGGGAGAAGCAGAGCGACCGGCTGACGCCCTGGGGGGCGAACTCGGCCGAGACCCGCAAGGACGCGGAAGACCTCGCTCTGCAAGCCTGCGAGGCGGCGGGAACCGAATGCAAGATCCGCGAGTGGGTCTGTACCTGA
- a CDS encoding invasion associated locus B family protein, with the protein MFDRFVLLKAAAICAVALAASSACAQQQQAATLPNGASSLQETYQDWSLACTIQDNARACSVSQDQTQKNGQRLLAVELRAGPKGGLTGTLLLPFGILFDPGVTIQVDDQPPLGQLRFRTCLPNGCVAQFPIDRALAQKLKAGGVLTLNVVTDAETKLNFPVSLKGLGAALDRVAALSGR; encoded by the coding sequence TTGTTTGACAGATTTGTTCTTCTGAAGGCGGCCGCAATCTGCGCGGTGGCCCTGGCTGCATCGAGTGCCTGTGCGCAACAACAGCAGGCGGCCACGCTTCCAAACGGCGCGTCGTCGCTCCAGGAGACCTATCAGGACTGGAGCCTGGCCTGCACCATCCAGGACAATGCACGCGCCTGCTCGGTTTCGCAGGACCAGACGCAGAAGAACGGCCAGAGGCTGCTGGCCGTGGAGTTGCGCGCGGGGCCGAAGGGTGGATTGACCGGAACCCTGCTTCTGCCTTTCGGCATCCTGTTCGACCCAGGCGTGACGATCCAGGTCGACGACCAGCCGCCCCTCGGCCAGTTGCGGTTCCGCACCTGCCTGCCGAACGGATGCGTGGCGCAGTTTCCGATCGACCGGGCGCTGGCGCAGAAGCTGAAGGCGGGCGGCGTATTGACGCTCAACGTCGTCACCGACGCCGAGACCAAGCTCAACTTCCCCGTCTCCCTGAAAGGCCTCGGCGCCGCCCTCGACCGCGTCGCGGCGCTGAGCGGGCGCTGA
- a CDS encoding SEL1-like repeat protein, with protein MRVATLLLVGIALSTVNSHAEDYETASAACDRLAAHPDEPGYEGKGVEFDKIDIAEAKKHCQAAMVQDKVKSSDIYHLARVYQAEGNKEAASVGLNLAIQKGYVFAEYMYAAALADEKDYTSARAWLKEAQSLPAAMAELGYLEWNGLGGPVDQAAAIEHSRQAAELGNKIGASNLETYLEELANAQEPVDANGQTRDEAVMEIQREEEERRQDVERQNCQYNRSFGDAAAAWSGCN; from the coding sequence ATGCGTGTTGCAACGCTGCTTTTGGTCGGCATCGCACTCTCGACGGTCAATTCTCACGCCGAGGATTACGAGACAGCTTCTGCGGCTTGCGATCGACTCGCCGCTCACCCAGACGAACCTGGATATGAGGGCAAAGGCGTCGAATTTGATAAGATTGATATCGCTGAAGCGAAAAAGCACTGCCAAGCCGCGATGGTCCAGGATAAGGTAAAGAGTAGCGACATCTATCATCTCGCCAGAGTTTATCAGGCGGAGGGCAACAAAGAGGCTGCTAGTGTTGGGCTGAACCTTGCAATCCAAAAAGGCTACGTCTTCGCGGAATATATGTATGCGGCCGCACTCGCGGATGAAAAAGACTACACGTCCGCGCGAGCTTGGTTGAAGGAAGCACAGTCACTGCCTGCGGCAATGGCCGAGCTGGGCTACCTGGAATGGAACGGCTTGGGAGGTCCTGTGGATCAAGCGGCGGCCATCGAACATTCGAGGCAAGCCGCTGAACTCGGTAACAAGATCGGCGCCAGTAATCTAGAAACGTATCTTGAAGAGCTTGCCAACGCGCAGGAGCCAGTCGATGCCAATGGGCAAACTCGTGACGAGGCTGTGATGGAGATCCAGCGCGAAGAGGAAGAAAGACGGCAAGACGTCGAACGGCAGAACTGCCAATACAATCGCTCTTTCGGAGATGCCGCAGCGGCGTGGTCTGGCTGCAACTAA
- a CDS encoding ABC transporter ATP-binding protein/permease, whose protein sequence is MPKTVDGARRRKAEKSHQEKASTVEVASEVVGEAAPPPGAIEPGPELTPQEAEQARKRYLLRRFWISARGYWSTRGDKLAWPFTIGLLMLICINVGFQYGINIWNRSIFDAIEQRNAHTVYVLSAVFPPLVVGSASLVVAQVYLRMTIQRRWRSWSTTAIIARWLASGRYYQLNLVGGDHTNPEARIAEDLRIATESPVDFISGVINAFLSASTFIVVLWTIGGALTLPIGSWSVTIPGFLVVTAVIYAAITSTSMVVIGRHFVRLSEQKNQAEADFRYTLTRVRENGESIALLGGEEEERSGIDKTFGTVLRQWALLTGQHMRTALVSQGSSLFAPVVPILLCAPKFLEGSMTLGQIMQAASAFAIVQAAFGWLVDNYPRLADWNASARRIASLMMSLDGLERAERSDALGRIRHGETEDGAMLSLDNLSVSLDDGTGVVKETEVEIEPGERVLVAGESGSGKSTLVRAVAGLWPWGGGSVDFHPGRRLFMLPQRPYIPSGTLRRAVAYPAAAENWTLEKINAALDKVGLDYLKDRIEEDAPWDQTLSGGEKQRLAFARLLLHHPDIVVLDEATSAFDEKSQDKMMETVIHELPKVTIISVAHRAELEAFHSRKITLERREGGAKLVSDINLVPRKGGRNLLRRALWGSGAAAQRPRELE, encoded by the coding sequence ATGCCGAAAACGGTCGACGGCGCCAGGCGGCGCAAGGCAGAGAAGTCGCACCAGGAGAAGGCCTCGACAGTCGAAGTTGCGTCCGAGGTCGTGGGCGAGGCTGCGCCGCCGCCCGGGGCCATCGAACCCGGTCCGGAGCTGACGCCGCAGGAGGCCGAGCAGGCGCGCAAGCGATACCTGCTGAGGCGCTTCTGGATCAGCGCGCGCGGCTACTGGAGCACGCGCGGCGACAAGCTGGCCTGGCCGTTCACGATCGGGCTGTTGATGCTGATATGCATCAATGTCGGCTTCCAGTATGGGATCAACATCTGGAACCGCTCGATCTTCGACGCCATCGAGCAGCGCAACGCCCACACCGTCTATGTGCTCAGCGCCGTGTTCCCGCCGCTCGTGGTTGGAAGCGCAAGCCTTGTCGTCGCGCAAGTCTACCTTCGCATGACGATCCAGCGCCGCTGGCGTTCCTGGTCGACCACCGCCATCATCGCGCGCTGGCTCGCAAGCGGCCGCTACTATCAGCTGAACCTCGTGGGCGGCGACCACACGAACCCCGAGGCACGCATCGCGGAGGATTTGCGGATCGCCACGGAATCGCCCGTCGATTTCATCTCCGGCGTGATCAACGCGTTTTTGTCGGCCTCCACTTTCATCGTGGTGCTGTGGACGATCGGCGGGGCGCTGACTTTGCCGATCGGAAGCTGGAGCGTCACCATTCCCGGCTTCCTGGTCGTGACCGCGGTGATCTACGCCGCCATCACCTCCACTTCGATGGTGGTCATCGGCCGCCATTTCGTGCGGCTCTCCGAGCAGAAGAACCAAGCGGAAGCCGATTTCCGCTACACGCTGACGCGCGTGCGCGAAAACGGCGAGAGCATCGCCTTGCTCGGCGGCGAGGAGGAGGAGCGCAGCGGCATCGACAAGACGTTCGGCACGGTGCTCCGGCAATGGGCGCTGCTGACAGGCCAGCACATGCGCACAGCGCTGGTGTCGCAGGGGTCGAGCCTGTTTGCGCCGGTCGTGCCGATCTTGCTTTGCGCGCCAAAATTTCTCGAAGGCAGCATGACCCTTGGACAGATCATGCAGGCTGCCTCAGCCTTCGCCATCGTGCAGGCCGCGTTCGGATGGCTGGTCGACAACTATCCCCGCCTCGCCGACTGGAACGCCTCGGCACGGCGTATTGCCTCGCTGATGATGTCGCTTGACGGGCTGGAGCGCGCCGAACGCAGCGACGCGCTGGGCCGCATCAGGCACGGCGAAACCGAAGACGGTGCGATGCTCAGCCTGGACAATCTCTCGGTATCGCTCGACGACGGCACCGGCGTGGTCAAGGAAACCGAGGTCGAGATCGAGCCTGGCGAGCGGGTGCTGGTGGCCGGCGAATCCGGTTCGGGCAAGAGCACGCTGGTGCGGGCCGTCGCGGGCCTTTGGCCGTGGGGTGGCGGCAGCGTCGACTTCCACCCCGGCAGGCGGCTGTTCATGCTGCCGCAACGTCCCTACATCCCCTCCGGGACGCTGCGCCGCGCGGTCGCCTATCCGGCCGCCGCCGAGAACTGGACGCTGGAGAAGATCAACGCCGCCCTCGACAAGGTGGGGCTCGATTATCTCAAGGACCGGATCGAGGAAGACGCGCCCTGGGACCAGACCCTGTCGGGTGGCGAAAAGCAGCGGCTCGCCTTCGCGCGCCTCCTGCTGCACCATCCCGATATCGTCGTTCTGGACGAAGCGACCTCGGCGTTCGATGAGAAGAGCCAGGACAAGATGATGGAGACGGTCATCCATGAATTGCCGAAGGTGACCATCATAAGTGTGGCGCATCGCGCCGAGCTGGAAGCCTTCCACAGCCGTAAGATCACATTGGAGCGGCGCGAGGGCGGCGCAAAGCTTGTCAGCGATATTAATCTTGTCCCGCGCAAGGGCGGACGGAACCTGCTCAGGCGCGCCTTGTGGGGCTCCGGCGCTGCGGCCCAAAGGCCGCGCGAGCTGGAGTAG
- a CDS encoding ABC transporter substrate-binding protein yields MKKYLTMVPLPIVPLLAGAALLASMGASSAEGKYTIGISNTVQGNGWREEMVCAMKAQALASGEVTKLNIAHRNTDAAGQLEDIRNLISAKVDAIVVNPADPAGIKAGLEEATKAGIVVVAVDQAVTEPSAYIISNNQEQYAYLGAKWLFQQMGGKGEVFYMRGAAGASADSDRDKGFKKALAEFPDVKVAQEVFTGWQQDQAKQQMLSFLATGTPFNGVWTSGIDNVIVDALVESQAPMVPVVGADNAGFVGQLNSVKDLVGAAVTNPGSIGGAGVTLALQILDGKKPAQQTVLVEPQLWENATEEGKAKLKAAADPSLSPEWPVSISIPDWTTYTKDQIVACKGPGE; encoded by the coding sequence ATGAAGAAATACCTGACCATGGTGCCGCTGCCCATTGTTCCGCTCCTCGCCGGTGCTGCCTTGCTGGCCTCGATGGGCGCCTCGTCCGCCGAGGGCAAATACACGATCGGCATCTCCAACACCGTGCAGGGCAATGGCTGGCGCGAGGAGATGGTCTGCGCCATGAAGGCGCAGGCGCTGGCCTCCGGCGAAGTGACCAAGCTCAACATCGCCCACCGCAACACTGACGCCGCCGGGCAGCTCGAGGACATCCGCAACCTTATCAGCGCCAAGGTCGACGCCATCGTTGTCAATCCGGCTGATCCCGCCGGCATCAAGGCCGGGCTGGAGGAAGCCACCAAGGCCGGCATCGTTGTCGTCGCCGTCGACCAGGCGGTCACCGAACCCTCGGCCTACATCATCTCCAACAACCAGGAACAATATGCCTATCTCGGCGCCAAATGGCTGTTCCAGCAGATGGGCGGCAAGGGTGAGGTGTTCTATATGCGCGGGGCCGCCGGCGCCTCCGCCGACTCGGATCGCGACAAGGGCTTCAAGAAGGCGCTGGCCGAATTCCCCGACGTGAAGGTCGCGCAGGAAGTGTTCACCGGCTGGCAGCAGGACCAGGCCAAGCAGCAGATGCTGTCCTTCCTCGCCACCGGCACGCCGTTCAACGGCGTATGGACCTCGGGCATCGACAACGTCATCGTCGACGCGCTGGTGGAATCGCAGGCGCCGATGGTGCCCGTGGTCGGCGCCGACAATGCCGGTTTCGTCGGCCAGCTGAATTCGGTCAAGGACCTGGTCGGGGCGGCCGTGACCAATCCCGGCTCGATCGGCGGCGCCGGCGTGACGCTCGCGCTCCAGATCCTCGACGGCAAGAAGCCGGCGCAGCAGACCGTTCTGGTCGAGCCGCAGCTCTGGGAGAACGCCACCGAGGAAGGCAAGGCCAAGCTGAAAGCCGCCGCCGATCCGTCGCTCAGCCCGGAATGGCCGGTCTCGATCTCGATCCCGGACTGGACGACGTACACCAAGGACCAGATCGTCGCGTGCAAGGGGCCGGGGGAATAA
- a CDS encoding ABC transporter permease yields MSTTAITPQPVPFGRRVKRFMADRPLIPLVILLVILVVILQILRPGIVNERWIANTIKFAIPLAILAGCQTMTMLTGGIDLSVGTVATMSAFIMATQAVNQDPAVAFLLAMMPAVMIGLVNGIGVGVFRVHPLIMTLGTSLIGTGFLQVYQRTVIASGAKIPDFLAWLGTGVTAGFPNALLLFVPVAVLIVFGLNRTGFGRLLYAVGDNERATRLSGVRYWQVITALYVLSSLLAGITGLLYIGLIKAPSLSLAEPLVLPSVAAAVIGGTSIFGGRGGYTGTIIGALILTVLTTLLTILQMPEGARRILFGLIVLFVTAAYLRIVEER; encoded by the coding sequence ATGAGCACCACCGCAATCACGCCCCAACCCGTCCCCTTCGGCCGCCGTGTCAAACGCTTCATGGCCGACCGGCCGCTGATTCCGCTGGTCATCCTGCTGGTCATCCTGGTTGTGATTTTGCAGATCCTGCGCCCCGGCATCGTCAACGAGCGCTGGATCGCCAACACCATCAAATTCGCCATTCCCTTGGCGATCCTTGCCGGCTGCCAGACCATGACCATGCTGACCGGCGGCATCGATCTCTCTGTCGGCACGGTGGCGACGATGAGCGCCTTCATCATGGCTACGCAAGCCGTCAACCAGGACCCGGCCGTGGCCTTCCTCCTGGCGATGATGCCGGCGGTAATGATCGGCCTCGTCAACGGCATCGGCGTCGGCGTCTTCCGCGTCCATCCGCTGATCATGACGCTGGGCACCAGCCTGATCGGCACCGGCTTCCTGCAGGTCTATCAACGCACGGTGATCGCCTCGGGCGCCAAGATCCCCGATTTCCTCGCCTGGCTCGGCACCGGCGTGACCGCAGGGTTTCCCAACGCGCTGCTTCTGTTCGTCCCCGTCGCGGTGCTGATCGTCTTCGGCCTCAACCGCACCGGTTTCGGCCGCCTGCTCTACGCCGTCGGCGACAATGAGCGCGCGACCCGCCTTTCCGGCGTGCGCTACTGGCAGGTCATCACCGCGCTCTACGTCCTCTCCAGCCTGCTCGCCGGCATCACCGGCTTGCTCTATATCGGCTTGATCAAGGCCCCTTCCCTGTCCCTCGCCGAACCGCTGGTGCTGCCCTCCGTGGCCGCCGCCGTCATCGGCGGCACCTCCATCTTCGGCGGCCGCGGCGGCTATACCGGCACCATCATCGGTGCCTTGATCCTGACCGTGCTGACGACGCTGCTGACGATTTTGCAGATGCCGGAGGGGGCAAGAAGGATCCTGTTCGGCCTGATCGTGCTGTTCGTGACGGCGGCCTATCTGCGGATCGTGGAGGAGCGGTAG
- a CDS encoding sugar ABC transporter ATP-binding protein: MTTKPLLDASGVAKNYGAVAALRDASLSVLPGEVHALMGANGAGKSTLVKILTGAVPASAGRVLIRGEARDIRSPAAARRAGLLPVYQEPSLIPDLDILSNLRLTGTPVEPFRAWVRELGIPDLDLRDTARDIPLAVLRVLDLARALAVEPDVLLLDEMTAALPANLAEKVLEVVRRQGDSGRAVIFISHRFVEISALCDRATVLRDGATVGVLDIEPGVEEKIVELMLGARIEKTKVTARAAGQAATSAPARPRLAVRNLRVGTKLNDVSFELADGEVAGVVALEGQGQDELFAALAGSIKPSGGTIEVDAQPAKFTHPIDAIRAGIAYVPGDRSEALAMQRSVRENIALPFSAALRNWGPIAMRKERATVASAIARLQIDTRAQGEVQRLSGGNQQKVTIARWIAADARTILCFDPTRGIDVGTKQEIYKLLRELAGHGKSVLFYTSELEEVQRVCDRVIVIFGGRVVDIFPVEEADEPALMRAAYGLPRGVKADIGILADPTANAPDAPEATP, encoded by the coding sequence TTGACCACCAAACCCCTCCTCGACGCCTCCGGCGTCGCCAAGAATTACGGTGCGGTTGCCGCGCTGCGCGACGCGTCGCTGTCTGTCCTGCCGGGTGAGGTGCATGCCCTGATGGGCGCCAATGGCGCCGGCAAGTCGACGCTGGTGAAGATCCTGACCGGCGCGGTTCCTGCCTCGGCCGGGCGCGTGCTGATCCGTGGCGAGGCGCGTGACATACGCTCGCCCGCCGCCGCGCGCCGCGCTGGCCTTCTGCCCGTCTACCAGGAACCGTCGCTGATCCCCGATCTCGACATACTGTCCAATCTGCGGCTGACCGGCACGCCCGTCGAGCCGTTCCGCGCCTGGGTGCGCGAACTTGGCATTCCCGACCTCGACCTGCGCGACACCGCGCGCGACATTCCGCTGGCGGTGCTGCGCGTGCTCGACCTGGCGCGGGCGCTCGCCGTCGAGCCCGACGTGCTGCTGCTCGACGAGATGACCGCGGCGCTCCCCGCAAATCTTGCCGAAAAGGTGCTGGAAGTCGTGCGTCGCCAGGGCGACAGCGGCCGCGCCGTGATCTTCATCTCGCACCGCTTCGTCGAGATCTCGGCGCTCTGCGACCGCGCCACCGTGCTGCGCGACGGCGCGACCGTCGGCGTTCTCGACATCGAGCCCGGCGTGGAGGAAAAGATCGTCGAGCTGATGCTCGGCGCCCGCATCGAGAAGACCAAGGTGACCGCCCGCGCCGCCGGCCAGGCCGCCACATCGGCCCCTGCCCGCCCGCGTCTCGCCGTGCGCAATCTGCGCGTCGGCACCAAGCTCAACGACGTCTCCTTCGAGCTCGCCGACGGCGAGGTCGCCGGCGTCGTCGCGCTCGAAGGCCAGGGCCAGGATGAATTGTTCGCCGCCCTTGCCGGCTCGATCAAACCGTCCGGCGGCACGATCGAGGTCGACGCCCAGCCGGCGAAATTCACCCATCCGATCGACGCCATCCGCGCCGGCATCGCCTATGTGCCGGGCGACCGTTCCGAAGCCCTCGCCATGCAGCGCTCGGTGCGCGAGAACATCGCGCTGCCCTTCAGCGCCGCCTTGCGCAACTGGGGGCCGATCGCCATGCGCAAGGAGCGCGCCACGGTGGCGAGCGCCATCGCGCGCCTCCAGATCGACACCCGCGCGCAAGGCGAGGTGCAGCGCCTGTCCGGCGGCAACCAGCAGAAGGTGACCATCGCCCGCTGGATCGCGGCGGATGCCCGCACCATCCTGTGCTTCGACCCGACGCGCGGCATCGATGTCGGCACCAAGCAGGAGATCTATAAATTGCTGCGCGAGCTCGCCGGCCACGGCAAGTCGGTGCTGTTCTACACCTCGGAACTCGAAGAGGTGCAGCGCGTCTGCGATCGCGTCATCGTCATCTTCGGCGGCCGCGTCGTCGATATCTTCCCGGTCGAGGAAGCGGACGAGCCGGCACTGATGCGCGCCGCCTACGGCCTGCCGCGCGGCGTCAAGGCCGATATCGGCATTTTGGCGGACCCGACAGCAAATGCCCCGGATGCGCCGGAGGCGACGCCATGA
- a CDS encoding sugar phosphate isomerase/epimerase family protein — protein sequence MRLGLLTAPFAETPLDAVADWASSAGFEALEIACWPRASGASRRYAGTSHIDTAATSPAQARDIAANLAGKGLTISGLGYYPNPLHPDAAHRKTVIDHLKRVIVLAANMGVPLVNTFCGGDASKTVDVNWQHALEIWPDIVAHARDHGVKLAFENCPMIFSYDEWPGGHNIAYSPLVWRRILETWGGDVGMNFDPSHLVWQMIDQARFIREFGPYMLHVHAKDLMIDHDGLYERGIISSGIGWQVPRMPGLGDVGWNGFFSGLYRAGYDGPIIIEHEDRWFEGSDDKVKRGFLLARDVLRPFVK from the coding sequence ATGAGGCTTGGACTGCTCACCGCACCGTTCGCGGAGACGCCGCTCGACGCGGTCGCCGACTGGGCAAGCTCGGCAGGCTTCGAGGCGCTGGAAATCGCCTGCTGGCCGAGAGCCTCCGGCGCCAGCCGCCGCTATGCCGGTACAAGCCACATCGACACCGCCGCGACCTCGCCGGCGCAGGCCAGGGACATCGCGGCAAACCTTGCCGGCAAGGGGCTGACCATTTCCGGTCTCGGCTATTATCCCAACCCGCTGCATCCCGATGCCGCCCACCGCAAGACAGTGATCGACCATCTGAAGCGGGTGATCGTGCTGGCCGCGAATATGGGCGTTCCCCTGGTCAACACCTTTTGCGGCGGCGATGCCTCGAAGACCGTCGACGTCAACTGGCAGCACGCGCTCGAAATCTGGCCCGACATCGTCGCCCATGCGCGCGACCACGGCGTCAAGCTCGCTTTCGAGAACTGCCCGATGATCTTCAGCTATGACGAATGGCCGGGCGGCCACAACATCGCCTATTCGCCGCTGGTCTGGCGCCGCATCCTCGAAACCTGGGGCGGCGATGTCGGCATGAATTTCGATCCTTCACACCTGGTCTGGCAGATGATCGACCAGGCCCGCTTCATCAGGGAATTCGGCCCCTACATGTTGCATGTCCACGCCAAGGACCTGATGATTGATCATGATGGTTTGTACGAGCGCGGAATCATTTCGTCTGGCATAGGCTGGCAGGTGCCGCGCATGCCGGGGCTGGGCGATGTCGGCTGGAACGGCTTCTTCTCCGGCCTCTACCGTGCCGGCTATGACGGCCCGATCATCATCGAGCACGAGGACCGGTGGTTCGAGGGCAGCGACGATAAGGTCAAGCGCGGTTTCCTGCTTGCCCGCGACGTGCTGCGTCCCTTCGTCAAATGA
- a CDS encoding ABC transporter permease, whose product MSHLLRRQGWVAGLFALLIVLFVVTKLIQPGYGSGDFGSLARAVLPYAFAVAAQTVVVIAGGIDLSVAAMMALTSVTAASMMAGASEEYALFVVPFVLAMGFVLGALNGLLIVATRVPDIVVTLAMLFVLQGAALLVLGAPGGAAAEWLKAMISGTVPIPGLPQNIDAWLPKALLVLIICLCIVWIPLRRSRLGLSIYAIGSSELAAFRSGVPVKRTRIIAYALSGLFAAMGGLALTMSTGIGAPIPGPYLLASVAAVVLGGVALGGGKGGLLGPIVAVFVLRLVRTDLTLLAIDPNVTAIIEGLIMVAVVMFGAFITMRGRQ is encoded by the coding sequence ATGAGCCATCTCCTGCGCCGCCAGGGCTGGGTCGCCGGCCTGTTCGCCCTCCTCATCGTGCTGTTCGTCGTCACCAAGCTGATCCAGCCCGGCTACGGCAGCGGCGATTTCGGCTCGCTGGCGCGGGCCGTCTTGCCCTACGCCTTTGCCGTGGCCGCGCAGACCGTCGTCGTCATCGCCGGCGGCATCGATCTGTCGGTCGCCGCCATGATGGCGCTGACCAGCGTCACCGCCGCCTCGATGATGGCCGGCGCCTCGGAAGAATACGCGCTGTTCGTGGTGCCTTTCGTACTGGCCATGGGGTTTGTGCTCGGCGCGCTCAACGGCCTGCTCATTGTCGCCACCCGTGTCCCCGACATCGTGGTGACGCTCGCCATGCTGTTCGTGTTGCAAGGGGCGGCTCTTCTGGTGCTCGGCGCGCCGGGCGGCGCCGCCGCCGAATGGCTGAAGGCGATGATTTCAGGCACGGTCCCGATACCCGGCCTGCCGCAGAACATCGACGCCTGGCTGCCGAAGGCTCTGCTGGTGCTGATCATCTGCCTCTGCATCGTCTGGATACCGCTGCGGCGCTCGCGCCTCGGCCTGTCCATCTACGCCATCGGCTCGAGCGAGCTGGCGGCGTTCCGCAGCGGCGTGCCGGTCAAGCGCACCCGCATCATCGCCTATGCGCTGTCGGGCCTGTTCGCGGCCATGGGCGGCCTGGCGCTGACCATGAGCACCGGCATCGGCGCTCCTATTCCCGGCCCCTATCTGCTCGCCAGCGTCGCGGCCGTGGTGCTGGGCGGCGTGGCGCTGGGCGGCGGCAAGGGCGGCCTGCTCGGCCCCATCGTCGCCGTCTTCGTGCTGCGCCTGGTGCGCACCGATCTCACCCTGCTCGCCATTGATCCCAACGTCACCGCCATCATCGAGGGCCTCATCATGGTCGCCGTGGTGATGTTCGGGGCTTTCATTACGATGCGGGGTCGGCAATGA
- a CDS encoding invasion associated locus B family protein, with the protein MNGATSRHARLFLLTCLALAGGLSLAAGPAAAQATAPYRIKPSDVAVPPDVKLGQYQRTIRPFENWTLICDENLKARKKVCNVSQVIEDGAGRMAFSWSLAATQDGKPYMILRTAPNAKSDGLVSLKFDGRDPIDVHLNGCNEVVCVGMLPVGPVIRQQIVQKATPAISYPTVDGQTITVTATLKGLSEALAPIK; encoded by the coding sequence ATGAACGGGGCAACCAGCCGTCATGCCCGGCTTTTCCTCCTGACCTGCCTGGCGCTTGCCGGCGGCCTGTCCTTGGCCGCCGGGCCAGCCGCCGCGCAAGCGACCGCGCCCTACAGGATCAAGCCATCCGACGTGGCGGTGCCGCCGGATGTGAAGCTGGGCCAATACCAGCGCACCATCCGGCCCTTCGAGAACTGGACGCTGATCTGCGACGAGAACCTCAAGGCGCGCAAGAAGGTCTGCAATGTCTCGCAGGTGATCGAGGACGGGGCCGGCAGGATGGCCTTCAGCTGGTCGCTCGCGGCCACGCAGGACGGCAAGCCCTACATGATCCTGCGCACCGCGCCGAACGCCAAAAGCGACGGCCTGGTGTCGCTGAAGTTCGACGGGCGCGACCCGATCGACGTCCACTTGAACGGCTGCAACGAAGTGGTCTGCGTCGGCATGCTGCCGGTGGGGCCCGTCATCCGCCAGCAGATAGTGCAGAAAGCGACGCCGGCCATCTCCTACCCGACCGTCGACGGCCAGACGATTACCGTGACCGCAACGCTCAAGGGGCTGTCCGAGGCCCTTGCGCCAATCAAATAA